The Manihot esculenta cultivar AM560-2 chromosome 17, M.esculenta_v8, whole genome shotgun sequence genome contains the following window.
tagaagaaaaatacattaaaaaaaaagaatttggaAGTTCTATAATGTTGAGTAATGGATAAGAGAGATTTTAAAACTTCAccgtaaaaaaattttaaaaaaaaatcctaccTTAATAGGATTTTTTATTAGCCAACATATCTTTGAACCAGAAAGTGAAAGTCATTACTCCATACAGATGTGCTCTTGCAAAGAAGCTGAGCACTCACTCACTTTTAAACTTTCTCTTTTCCCTCTTAATTGAAAAGTTATATAATGAATGGGGTATTCCATGTGAGCAATTGAAATGGATGGCAAACTAATATAGTTGATATGTATACTGATGTGGCTGAAATAGAGCTTTACTATGATTAGTCAATCTTACAAGAAATAGAATGTGAGATACTTGTCACCTATGACAGCTACTctgatactcaagtcagtaaattgaagAATAGAGCGAATATAAGAAAGTTTtaaaactcaagagtagttgtgtaagaattacGTACCTTGATCTCTAGGatcattagcttttatattgtaagaagatggagttaattattGCACCTCCTCGAAATCCTATGGGATCACCGGCTAATTGACAGGAGATCCCACCAGTTAATTGATCGGGGATTCCATGATTATAGGCATAATAGGTATCTACTGGATTGTTTCCTACTAatggtaactttatgtgaatACTCGATTTATTCAGGAGAGGacgaatttttatgaaaaatcgaGTACTATAATATCTGGATTTTCTTTTCTACAAGTGAAACTGTGTGTCGATTCATCATACCCTTACTATGTGTCCCTGTTTTATGGTGACAACTCACGACTTACTTTGAACAATTATTGTATAACATAATTGGTTTGTACACCATTTCAGTTAGTTTTTAACCAATAGATGGTTGAAAAGTAAATTAGTTTTAATGGGAATTTTTACCTTCACTTTTTACTTTGTATTTATAAGTAATCAATTTACCATTCAATGTAAATTTTCTTACATGGAATAGCAGGGTTAGCATACTAGATGTTGCTTATCAATTCAAAGTAGGGGTACAGTATTAGGACTTCCTAAGAGATCATCCATTTTAATATTGCTTTTATCCAAACACGTTTAACTTTAACATTTGATGACATCCTATGCATCTATGTCGTATAATTTCAGATAGCGATCTTACTTTTGGCTTGTCATTACTCTTCTAAAATGAGTGATTATTTAGGGGAGACTTCTTTTAAGTGACTTCTGGCTTGATAGTGAGTGTATTTAGAACTGTGGATTATACCCATTTTTTTCAGAAGCAATACAACAATATGAAGTGGTATATGTGAGATTGTCATCTTAGTTTTGTTTCTTCCACCTCTAAGTTGATTTCTTCTCTAGAAACACAAAAAGACAGAAACTTAACGAAAAAAACTCTAGCTTGTGTAGAAATTTACACTTTTCAACAAGTATTACTTCCTATGATTGCTACAGTAATTTTATGTAGTACTATACAGTGTACTTCTACATTATACAAACTTCAGTAATGTATCTTCCATACCAAATTATCTCAACCTGCAGTATACAAGTTTCCTCGCCATTTATTCCGTTGACAGATCTTTCATGGTCTACTTGAGTCTATTTCGTCTAATTTAAGCTGCCGGATTCTCTGGTGTAGTCTTCTTCGGTGATCATGTATCTTCCAAAGTCCATGTCCCAATACAACTGCCGAATATATGCCATGTGTAATCATTGGTGCGAGAATATTATTTGTCTGACAATTTTGTTAGAAGAAAATGAAACAGGAATCTATTAATTTTTGCTACCCAAAAAAAGATtggttataaaattttttaaagagtGGTTTCATGATGTTACCTGGATCCATTCAAAACCAAGATAGAGAGCCAAAAGTCCTTCTAGGAGAGGAGAATAGATCTTTTTCATTTGTCTCCTCTCATACCATGCTGCAGTAATAATGACAAGGATTAAAAGATGATATTTCATTTTGACAGCATAATATAATTACAGAGTGGAgttataatatgcaatgcttcttTATGTTTCGTTCCTCTTTACATTGAGAATACTCTTCATCTAGGTTCACATTCTATGAAATGTGTTGGATATTggaggcagagagagagagagatgtagGAAAGGAGTAATTAATAGTCAAAAGATGCATTCTACAAACTCATCTTGGAGGTTTTCAAGGAGATTAATGAGAATATGTTTACTTTTTAAGCCAAGGAATTTTATTGTGCTAAATTTACTTGTCAGCAAAAGAAGCTTAAGTACTGGAGTAGGAGAAAATTGGAAAACAAAAGGTTAGttcttaacaaaaaaaataataagaagaagaagaagagaaaataataacaTAAAACAAAATTTCAAAGTAACTGAATAAGGAATATCAATGTAATGAAAATGATGTTGGGGGATAGTTAAAAGAACCTGCAAAGAGCTTTTTCAGATCTTCACGGCCAGAGCGAGATTGCAAAACTGGCGCAACTACATAAGTAGGATCTGAAAGAAACCAAAAACTCATGAATCAAACTGCGAATGACCCATAAAACAAAATTTCTGCAGAAGTATCGAGAATATCAACCTTTTGGGGAGGCAGCCACATAATACAGAGAACCTGTAAGAGCAGCTGTCAATGCAGCTGCAAATGCCTGAGCAAATGGAACAAATGGAGGCAACACACCAGTCTACCATTGGTAGAAACACAACACAATTTAGTTACAGTATAAAGTTCATTGCTGAAGATAAGAAAAGGTATATGATAGAAATAAACCACATACCAGAGATGCCATTCCTCGAGCATCTGTCACCAAATCGGTACCTCTTATGAATATATCAGCCAATGCTCCCTACAAGTCAGGAAGAAGTATTTCAAAGAATAACATATCAGCATTTTCAATAGATGAGAAACTTCTGCCGCTGCTACAATATCAGGATAACAGTTCCTGGAATAAAAATCCTACAAAATTTTGTCGACAGGGGCTTAACAATTACTTTCCATTGTGTATCTCTATCACCAGACTAACTAAAATTTGGAAACAGAAtgacattttaaaaatgaaattttaacatTGAACACCACATATTACAAAATACAAGATTCCAATTATGTACAGTTGTTGAAAAACTCAAACTAAAATAAGTGAAGTTATGAAGATCTGATGAGCAAACCATGTCAAAAGGAGCATTACATTCTGTGTTTTAAGTTTTTCAGAACCCCATGAAAAGAGGGGAAAGAAAAAAGGATAAGTATGGGGACTCTATTTGTATATGGTGGATAGTGTTAAAAATCATCAATAAACTCAAACTTATACATGGAATTTGTATTGTATGAATAATTCAATTAAGTAGAAGACTTGTAAAAAGAGCCCCTAATCTAGAATAAAGACCAGGCAAATGTCATTTTAGCAATTCAAAGCAGTTGTTAAATCTCTACATTAGATATAACTGAACTCCAAGTAGGAAATAGACCTGAACTGCAGCTCGATAGAAGAGCTCCTCTCCCACAGAACTTGCAACAACAATCAGTATAAACTGCAAATATGATATACAGTCAAATCAAACCCTTGAGCTTCAGGAAGAGCAAGActccataaaaataaaagaaaaatgcgAGGTGGAAAAAACTCACCTGCCAAGGTGACATCCCATAAAAGAAACTTCGAAGTTCTTcatcttccacatctctgataGCTCGAGCATGAGGTGATAACTTCACAACCTCATCCTATAACCATTCCAACAATCAAGTCCAGATTTCTATATCAAGTAAGGccattatttttataaacagAAATATCCAGCAATCAAATCTTAAATTCAAATAATACAAAGAACATAACAGGTCCAAAATTTCTACATATATTCCCTTGAAAAACCATATATTAATTAGTCCAGTtaaggaattaatttaaaaattgtcCAGTTGAGAAAAGGGTGCAAACCAATTTAAACAAAAAGAGAGAACTAGCAAGTAAAGTGGATCAAACATACATCCAAGATAAACAAAAGCGCCATAATTGGTGGCGATGCATATCCAAGCCCTTCAAGAATTGCATCTATGGATACTTCAAAACCTCCCATGCTATCTATTCCAGTTATTGAGCATATGAACCTTCCAGCTAGTGCCATGGCACCATATATGCCTGAACCATATATATAATACAACCCCTTAATGTCTTTACAGAGgcaaaaaaatcatatatatttttacaaagAGAAAATTTAAGTAAATAGTGAACAGAACGAACCGATTCCATAGCTAAGTCTAACCACAGCACCTATCCTCTCCCAAACAGGGAACTCAGAGTCGCCAAAGCTCTGATTAAATGTGGTAACTTCCATCGCACTTCCCGTGAACCCTCCTGCTCTTCCACTACCACCAACTCCTCCTTGCGTACTCTTTCGTCCTTCTATCCCTTCGCTGCTTCTCTCCGTTGACGCTTTAGCGCAACGAATTCGAACTCTATTAATGTTTCCATCACTCAAGCTCAATCTCCTCTTCCTCGCTGGAAATTCACTGAATCTCAAGAAAGCGCCATTCCTCCCACTAAACGACGCAGTAGAGGTTGCCGTTGTTGTCGCCGTCGCTGATGCCGCTGCATGATTCGAAGTTCGAGATGCTAAGGCCAGCTCCATCACCCGATACTTCGGTTTTCGTTTCTGTATCTGAGCATAGCTCTGCGACTCTGAGTATGGTCTTTGTGTTCGTTGAACCTTTTGTTCTTGGTTTGAGAGAGAAACACCAGCAGGGTCAACAAGAGACTGTGGACTTGTGGGACGTGCGatttcagaagaggaagatcAAACGGTGTAGAAGCAGAGTGGAGTGGGGCCAGCGTCGCTGGCTTTTCGGTCTCATACTTTTGGTTTTGGAGATATTCTGGACATGATTGATTTGATGAAGCGGAACAAAAGGATTGCGTGGGAAAATCAGGTAGACCAATAGTAGAATGACATGTGGAGATAACGTTGGCGGGGTTATCGAATTTTATAATCAACCAACCTTGTCTTTTTTCTGGTTGTCTCCACGTGTACTTAATGAGAGGTTCAGGCTTGTCTCTTAAAAGAGAGTAAGAGACTAAACAACGGTAATGAAAAGGTTTATTTAAGGCTCAGACCGCCTACTCGGCTCGGTTTAAGGTATGTCAATCAATTTCGAGATACCCAATTGGATGAACccgttaattttaattgaattttagaataaatattaattatttattatattttaaagattCATTCATCTATTTGTAGAATACATATATCTATTTGTCCAACTCTTATTGGCTTGTATTATAAAATTGCTTCCATGGTATATCTATTTGTCCAACTCTTATTAATTTGTTATACTATGTAGAATTACTTGTATGATACAATTATTGTATTATATAATTACTCATCTTTCTTCATGTCAAGGTGGATTGGATTTCCATGCTTAAAAACTGAGTTCATCGGGACAACTAAGTTGTTAATCCAAATCAATTTTTATGCCCATATTTTTGcttcttgattttttttatcttttagtatattttcttaattctattcttttaattttttattaatatttatgcatgtttacTATTTCTATtttgtaattaataaaatcTAAGTTCAAGTCTAGAGACAAAGCTTACAAGGGACGGTAATTGGGTgaaataatcaattaaattaaattaatttaaaattttaatttaattttattttattttaaaaaaattttggtcGATTtggttttatttaattttaatcagaaaaaatttaataaaatcaaatcgaatcaaatcaaattggttTTATTTGGTTTcaatagaattataaaatactttaaataaaatataaaaaaaaaactcagtgGATTGAATTgaactaaattgaatcaaatcaaattggttTGATTCAAATAGGCTTTACTCTTACTTTTATTTAGTttggttttcataaatatttaaattttgatttttaattttgataaccGTTGGCTCTCTCACTCTCCCGTGGACCGAGTCAGGCCCACAAGAATAGATCAGGCTCAAACCTCAGAACGACCCTAAGTAAGGCTACCCGTCAGCCCAGACGTAGGACACCAAATGCTCAGCGGGTCGGGTCGCATTTGAGTCCAGGGACCCggtgacagaacggttgtcgagaccggtaaaaaataatcaattcagctaccaacaatattaatactgtagatagtggtgaaaggatcgtatccacagggaattgatacttacctatcttccttttcaagaccaagaaaataaactaaaacaaaactgaaataaaaataaactgaaagagaaataaactgaaacgagataaactgaaagcaaaaataactgaaacgaaaaatgggggtttgagattgatttaattaaacaactactgaaagcaataaaataagcgaataataaaataaaagagaaaacaataataagaaaagctctagttgaagattcagattcactttagttgatgggattgatcattgactcatatgttcctttgttgattcaataaattggccatggagattgaagaagcttctcacatccattgtctctctttaagattaaatcaattagggaaagtcctccaattaattactaattaacaattgccaaagaacgtctttgagccttaggccttttacaatagtcaattgcataaagatatagagagaaccaattctagtcacccacatgcatggagataacactagatcatgcaatttccttggtggtgcaccaagtgttcttatggttgaacaaatcaagcaatttcggacttaaaatcattcaaaccaacaatatattaccttgcaacaaagaatcaatggagatcttaaataacaaagcaataatgtctttaagcatgaaatcacaagaatactgaataaccaaaagataaacaatgtagtccaagtctctcaacccacaatacaactaaagcttcactatttcttcaactagaatgaaagatttcagcctctcatggctgaaacaaaaataaaaataaaagaaaaaaaaaaaagaaaggtagaagaagagatgtgaattcgtaggagtctcccaaggggagtgtcCGACCCtatagaggcttcttatgtgactttttatagttgaaaagtgttgtcctaggtcatacttactgcccaagaggtattttctgcccaagatgtgtttgaaaaggaaagaatcgcccTTTTCGGCTttagaaggaaggctgcgcgaaaatgcactgctgaaggaagttggtgcgcgcggtttggtctcagaaagggaaggaggcgcagattgtgcttcctaaataagtttagatgctgaccttgcttcctaattagtgtagaggctgcccaaggtgctacccatgtgcaacttgctgcccaagttgttgcaaaagaggaaagaatcggactgcaaggcttcagaaggaagttggcgcgcagattgccttcagaataggaaaggagcgtaccttgtgcttgaaaaggaaggaagagcgatccaaggctgccaatagaggaagaaaagtcgtggcttgatgttcataaggaaatatgcacgtactaaggctttcagaagaggaaggacgcgcggatcatgcttccagaagaggtggcgcgcgcatggattgcaaaagaggcaggagaatgcagtcattaatgtgcagaagtggaaagatatatgtccagtctttcctttttaggtggagccttcatttgaattttaaatgttgaacgcagaagaggcaagtgtgccttgatgagaccttgctgcctaaattggaagatttgactgctgcagtacgtgcacatctttgaataaggaaagaaagatctgcgattcgaaattcaaataatttcctgactgagctttccttatttgcttttgcctctgcactttcctcatttgaaggctttccttttctgaaaacttgccttatttgaaaactttcctttcttggcacatgttctaaataaggcaggaaagattctgcagttcgaatttcggacagtttgctgactgtgctttctg
Protein-coding sequences here:
- the LOC110605520 gene encoding uncharacterized protein LOC110605520 isoform X1 produces the protein MELALASRTSNHAAASATATTTATSTASFSGRNGAFLRFSEFPARKRRLSLSDGNINRVRIRCAKASTERSSEGIEGRKSTQGGVGGSGRAGGFTGSAMEVTTFNQSFGDSEFPVWERIGAVVRLSYGIGIYGAMALAGRFICSITGIDSMGGFEVSIDAILEGLGYASPPIMALLFILDDEVVKLSPHARAIRDVEDEELRSFFYGMSPWQFILIVVASSVGEELFYRAAVQGALADIFIRGTDLVTDARGMASLTGVLPPFVPFAQAFAAALTAALTGSLYYVAASPKDPTYVVAPVLQSRSGREDLKKLFAAWYERRQMKKIYSPLLEGLLALYLGFEWIQTNNILAPMITHGIYSAVVLGHGLWKIHDHRRRLHQRIRQLKLDEIDSSRP
- the LOC110605520 gene encoding uncharacterized protein LOC110605520 isoform X2 — protein: MELALASRTSNHAAASATATTTATSTASFSGRNGAFLRFSEFPARKRRLSLSDGNINRVRIRCAKASTERSSEGIEGRKSTQGGVGGSGRAGGFTGSAMEVTTFNQSFGDSEFPVWERIGAVVRLSYGIGIYGAMALAGRFICSITGIDSMGGFEVSIDAILEGLGYASPPIMALLFILDDEVVKLSPHARAIRDVEDEELRSFFYGMSPWQFILIVVASSVGEELFYRAAVQGALADIFIRGTDLVTDARGMASLTGVLPPFVPFAQAFAAALTAALTGSLYYVAASPKDPTYVVAPVLQSRSGREDLKKLFAAWYERRQMKKIYSPLLEGLLALYLGFEWIQLYWDMDFGRYMITEEDYTRESGSLN